One Tunturibacter gelidoferens genomic region harbors:
- a CDS encoding PadR family transcriptional regulator: MGESKSDVLQGTLDLMVLKTLESMGPLHGYGIARRIEQVSDDTLNLNQGTIYPALLRLQQKRWITAEWGTSENNRRAKYYSLSRSGRKQIEKETESWERIAATMARFLTTPR; the protein is encoded by the coding sequence ATGGGCGAGAGCAAATCTGACGTTCTGCAAGGCACCCTCGATCTGATGGTGCTGAAGACACTGGAGTCCATGGGCCCATTGCATGGCTATGGCATAGCACGTCGGATCGAGCAGGTAAGCGATGACACTCTCAACCTGAATCAGGGGACCATCTATCCGGCTCTTCTTCGCCTGCAGCAGAAGCGCTGGATTACTGCCGAATGGGGAACCTCAGAGAACAACCGCCGCGCCAAGTACTACTCCCTGAGCCGATCCGGCAGGAAGCAGATCGAAAAAGAGACGGAAAGCTGGGAGCGGATCGCTGCCACGATGGCCCGCTTCCTCACCACGCCTCGTTAG
- a CDS encoding ABC transporter permease: protein MGWLQTLWSRCVAFFGESKLDEELDEELLTHLDLAVEENLHRGMSPQGARRAALLKFGGVAQTKESYRRQRGLPFVDALIQDVRFGTRQIRHSPGFALIAILTLSLGIGANTAVFTLTHALLLKTLPVRDPGELVRLTISMSAERNGSNAPLNLPIIEFIESHSRSFHGIFAWCVYDFPFRDGAVNSGIHGAILSGNAFQSLGVNPSLGRLLTPADDQPGGGPDGLAAVISHRIWVERYQASPSVLGRHITVTDHSATIVGVAPAGFEGVIVAEHPDIYLPLEFQAILYGQDTKRDGGRLWLDTFARLNPGVTRAQAEAEISALFPAILDATLPPALRHMPQIERARLEVRPASTGWSRLRSQYTEPLLLLQLMVAAVLLICCANLSGLFLARASARRQEFAIRGALGASRLRLMRQLFVECLMLALPGALLGIWLATLSGPWILHMLGNAEAEQAISMRPNLTVLSVTIACAVFCAFLFGMAPAWTAGRTSVDADLRSSHPRMHLGAAGLGSFFVPFQLALSLTLVVVAALFGTTITHLLTEDSGYRTDNVLIVLTDFLRIPEKGDALVALYRRMAARMEELPGIEQASVAAISPLMGDRWMDEFVAADKSGQAQPTEVMGNVIAAHYFSAVGIPILAGRDLENKDSDRNSCVISHAAARLYFPNTSALGKTLRNIVRYQKNANYPFHDFQIVGIVQDTKYDTLRESTPPIVYLPITTGNAGMTNAGANLFFVIHARNDAAARSAYLTALHEMAPSSPEIAPFEFKQTFLDSVSRERLLSAMSGFFAFLGLLLSGIGVYGLVAWNVTRRTTEIGLRMALGATRMEVFHLVMRQVMRLLAVGLFAGGLGAFFAARMVRDFLFEIQPGNPAIFLSSAMLLVSIAVLAALLPARRAVSIDPMQALKTE from the coding sequence ATGGGCTGGCTGCAAACCTTGTGGAGCCGCTGCGTCGCCTTCTTCGGAGAGAGCAAGCTCGACGAGGAGCTCGACGAGGAGTTGCTTACGCACCTCGATCTCGCCGTGGAAGAGAACCTGCATCGCGGCATGTCGCCACAGGGCGCAAGGCGCGCCGCACTCCTCAAATTTGGGGGCGTAGCCCAGACCAAGGAAAGCTACCGCCGGCAACGTGGGCTCCCATTCGTCGATGCGCTGATTCAGGATGTGCGCTTTGGAACCCGTCAGATCAGGCACTCTCCCGGCTTCGCTCTGATTGCCATCCTTACGCTCTCTCTCGGAATCGGAGCCAACACTGCCGTCTTTACCTTGACCCATGCCCTCTTGCTGAAGACTCTGCCCGTCCGCGATCCCGGCGAGTTGGTGCGGTTGACCATCAGTATGAGCGCCGAAAGGAATGGCAGTAACGCGCCTCTCAACCTCCCGATCATCGAATTCATCGAGAGTCATTCGCGCTCCTTTCATGGCATCTTTGCCTGGTGTGTCTACGACTTTCCCTTCAGGGACGGAGCCGTCAACAGCGGCATACACGGCGCAATCCTAAGCGGCAATGCCTTTCAGTCTCTGGGCGTAAACCCATCGCTGGGCCGTCTGCTTACTCCCGCCGACGACCAGCCGGGCGGCGGACCCGACGGCCTGGCCGCAGTCATCAGCCATCGCATCTGGGTCGAACGCTATCAAGCCAGCCCTTCCGTGCTCGGAAGGCACATCACCGTGACCGACCACAGTGCGACCATCGTCGGTGTTGCTCCCGCTGGATTCGAGGGAGTCATCGTCGCCGAACATCCCGACATCTATCTGCCGCTCGAATTTCAGGCAATCCTCTATGGTCAGGACACCAAGCGCGACGGCGGCCGGCTGTGGCTCGATACATTTGCCCGTCTCAACCCAGGCGTCACCCGCGCGCAGGCCGAAGCAGAGATCAGCGCTCTCTTTCCCGCCATCCTCGACGCGACTCTGCCACCTGCTCTGCGGCATATGCCTCAGATTGAGAGAGCCCGTCTCGAAGTCAGGCCCGCGAGCACTGGCTGGAGCAGGCTTCGTTCACAGTACACGGAACCGCTGTTGCTCCTGCAACTGATGGTCGCCGCCGTTCTGCTCATCTGCTGTGCCAATCTCTCCGGCCTCTTTCTCGCCCGCGCCTCCGCCCGCCGGCAGGAGTTCGCGATTCGCGGAGCCTTGGGAGCAAGCCGGCTGCGCCTCATGCGGCAGCTCTTCGTCGAGTGCCTCATGCTGGCTCTCCCCGGCGCGCTCCTCGGCATCTGGCTCGCCACCCTCAGTGGCCCCTGGATCCTCCACATGCTCGGCAACGCCGAGGCGGAGCAGGCAATCTCCATGCGGCCCAATCTCACCGTGCTCTCTGTCACCATCGCCTGTGCCGTCTTCTGTGCCTTCCTCTTCGGGATGGCTCCCGCCTGGACCGCAGGCCGCACCAGCGTAGACGCGGACCTCCGCAGCTCCCATCCGCGAATGCATCTCGGTGCCGCCGGGCTGGGCAGTTTTTTCGTCCCCTTTCAGTTGGCCCTTTCGCTCACCCTGGTTGTGGTCGCTGCGTTATTCGGCACCACCATAACCCATCTGCTCACCGAGGACTCCGGCTATCGAACCGACAACGTACTCATCGTGCTGACCGACTTCCTTCGCATCCCCGAAAAAGGCGATGCCTTAGTCGCCCTCTACCGCCGCATGGCTGCGCGCATGGAGGAGCTTCCAGGCATCGAGCAGGCCAGTGTCGCCGCAATCTCACCCCTCATGGGAGATCGTTGGATGGACGAATTCGTCGCTGCAGACAAATCCGGGCAAGCCCAGCCAACTGAAGTCATGGGGAATGTAATAGCGGCCCACTACTTTTCTGCCGTAGGCATACCCATCCTCGCCGGGCGCGACCTGGAAAATAAAGACTCCGACCGAAACTCCTGCGTCATAAGCCACGCCGCAGCTCGGCTCTACTTCCCCAACACCTCGGCCCTTGGCAAAACCCTGCGAAACATCGTTCGTTACCAAAAAAACGCCAACTATCCCTTCCACGACTTCCAGATCGTCGGCATCGTTCAGGATACGAAGTACGACACCTTGCGCGAGTCGACCCCACCCATCGTCTATCTTCCAATTACTACCGGCAATGCCGGCATGACTAACGCCGGAGCCAATCTCTTCTTCGTCATTCATGCCCGCAACGATGCCGCTGCGAGATCGGCATATCTCACTGCATTGCACGAGATGGCCCCGTCCAGTCCTGAGATCGCCCCGTTCGAATTCAAACAGACCTTTCTCGACTCAGTCTCACGCGAGCGGCTGTTATCCGCCATGTCAGGCTTCTTCGCATTCCTCGGTCTGTTGCTAAGCGGCATCGGTGTCTATGGTCTTGTGGCATGGAACGTGACCCGGAGAACAACGGAGATCGGTCTCCGAATGGCACTCGGTGCGACTCGCATGGAAGTCTTCCACCTCGTCATGCGTCAGGTGATGCGCTTGCTCGCCGTAGGTCTCTTCGCCGGAGGACTAGGCGCATTCTTCGCCGCCCGCATGGTCCGCGACTTCCTCTTTGAGATCCAACCAGGTAATCCCGCCATCTTCCTGTCCTCTGCGATGCTGCTTGTATCGATCGCCGTGCTGGCCGCTCTGTTGCCCGCACGGCGTGCCGTCTCCATCGATCCCATGCAGGCACTGAAGACCGAGTAG
- a CDS encoding fumarate reductase/succinate dehydrogenase flavoprotein subunit, translating into MPEFQRFSYDVLVIGAGGAGLRAAIEAGAAGAKVGVVCKSLLGKAHTVMAEGGIAAALANVDDRDNWRVHFADTMRGGQYLNNWRMAELHAKEAPECVRELEAWGALFDRTTDGKILQRNFGGHRYPRLAHVGDRTGLEMIRTLQDHGIHTGMEVHMECTVLSLLLDGNRIAGACGYDRERGRFQLWDAKAVVLATGGIGRAFKVTSNSWEYTGDGLALAYRAGAELQDMEFVQFHPTGMVWPISVSGILVTEGVRGEGGVLRNSEGRRFMFDDIPDLYKEQTADSEEEGWRYTQGDKNARRPPELLTRDHVARCINREVKAGRGSPHGGVFLDISWIKERMPKSEEHIKRKLPSMYHQFKQLADLDITKEPMEVGPTTHYMMGGIRVDGDSQMSSVPGLFAAGEAAAGLHGANRLGGNSLSDLVVFGRRAGRFAAEFANANGPVTIDEEELQTAATAALAPFDRGPAGENPYQIQYDLQETMQDLVGIVRVESEMQQALDAIGQLSTRAERTGIAGNREYNNGWHTTIDIGNMMVVSEAITRAALLRKESRGAQFREDFPNKDSEWGKYNIVIRRSADGEMQVERRALTPMPDELKKVIEEMK; encoded by the coding sequence ATGCCGGAATTCCAGCGGTTCTCCTACGACGTACTCGTGATTGGAGCTGGCGGAGCAGGCCTGCGCGCCGCCATCGAAGCTGGAGCCGCGGGTGCGAAGGTCGGCGTGGTCTGCAAATCACTACTCGGCAAAGCGCATACCGTAATGGCCGAAGGAGGCATCGCGGCAGCGCTGGCCAATGTCGACGATCGCGATAACTGGCGGGTTCATTTCGCCGATACGATGCGTGGCGGTCAGTACCTGAACAACTGGCGCATGGCCGAACTCCACGCTAAAGAAGCTCCGGAATGCGTCCGCGAACTCGAGGCATGGGGCGCGCTTTTCGATCGCACGACGGACGGCAAGATTCTTCAACGAAACTTCGGCGGACACCGATATCCCCGGCTGGCCCACGTCGGCGACCGCACCGGCCTGGAGATGATACGCACACTCCAGGACCACGGCATCCATACTGGGATGGAAGTCCACATGGAGTGCACGGTACTCAGCCTGCTGCTCGACGGAAATCGCATTGCAGGAGCTTGCGGATACGACCGCGAGAGGGGCCGCTTCCAGTTGTGGGACGCGAAGGCAGTGGTGCTGGCCACCGGCGGAATCGGGCGTGCCTTCAAGGTGACCAGCAACAGTTGGGAATATACAGGCGACGGCCTTGCGTTGGCGTATCGCGCCGGAGCCGAACTCCAGGACATGGAATTCGTTCAGTTTCACCCCACCGGCATGGTCTGGCCGATCAGCGTGAGCGGGATTCTCGTAACCGAAGGTGTCCGCGGCGAAGGCGGCGTCTTGCGCAACAGCGAAGGCCGCCGATTCATGTTCGACGACATCCCTGACCTGTATAAGGAGCAGACTGCGGACTCTGAGGAAGAAGGCTGGCGGTATACGCAAGGCGATAAGAATGCGCGCCGTCCGCCTGAGCTGCTCACCAGGGACCATGTTGCGCGGTGCATCAATCGCGAAGTCAAGGCAGGTCGCGGCTCGCCGCATGGCGGTGTCTTCCTCGATATTTCCTGGATCAAGGAGCGCATGCCGAAATCAGAGGAGCATATCAAACGCAAGCTCCCCAGCATGTATCACCAATTCAAGCAGCTTGCCGATCTTGACATCACGAAAGAGCCGATGGAAGTTGGTCCAACGACTCACTACATGATGGGGGGAATTCGCGTCGATGGCGATTCGCAGATGTCCAGTGTGCCCGGGCTTTTCGCCGCGGGGGAGGCGGCAGCAGGATTGCATGGCGCGAATCGGCTGGGCGGAAATTCCCTTTCTGATCTCGTTGTATTCGGAAGGCGTGCGGGGCGCTTTGCCGCAGAATTCGCCAACGCCAACGGCCCAGTAACGATCGACGAGGAGGAGCTTCAGACCGCCGCAACAGCGGCCCTCGCTCCCTTTGACCGTGGCCCTGCCGGCGAGAACCCATACCAGATTCAATACGATCTGCAGGAAACCATGCAGGACCTCGTCGGGATCGTGCGGGTCGAGAGTGAAATGCAACAGGCGCTCGACGCGATCGGGCAGTTAAGCACGCGAGCAGAGCGAACAGGCATAGCGGGCAATCGCGAGTACAACAACGGCTGGCACACGACGATCGATATCGGCAACATGATGGTCGTGTCTGAAGCAATTACCCGTGCTGCGCTGCTGCGAAAAGAAAGCCGCGGCGCGCAGTTCCGCGAAGACTTCCCGAACAAGGATTCGGAGTGGGGAAAGTACAACATCGTCATCAGGCGAAGCGCAGACGGTGAGATGCAAGTCGAAAGGCGCGCACTGACGCCGATGCCGGATGAGCTAAAGAAGGTGATTGAAGAGATGAAATAG
- a CDS encoding succinate dehydrogenase/fumarate reductase iron-sulfur subunit — MATPATFRIWRGNSAGGAFRDYTTAVEEGMVVLDAVHRIQAQQAPDLAVRWNCKAGKCGSCSAEINGMPSLMCMTRLSAIDLNMPVIVEPMHAFPVIRDLVTDVSWNFQAKKTIKQFKPRPPDAADGTWRIQQADVERVQEFRKCIECFLCQDVCHVLREHHKHDEFIGPRLLVYSAALEMHPLDTEDRVSDLRHKHNIGYCNITTCCRQVCPESITITENAIIPLKERVVDRYFDPLKRLFRIL; from the coding sequence ATGGCCACACCAGCGACATTTCGCATCTGGCGCGGAAACTCCGCAGGCGGCGCATTCCGGGATTACACAACAGCCGTGGAGGAGGGCATGGTTGTTCTGGACGCGGTGCACCGCATCCAGGCGCAGCAAGCGCCCGACCTGGCGGTGAGATGGAACTGCAAGGCCGGCAAGTGTGGGTCGTGCTCTGCCGAAATCAATGGCATGCCCAGCCTTATGTGTATGACCCGGCTAAGTGCCATCGACCTGAATATGCCAGTCATCGTGGAACCGATGCACGCGTTTCCGGTCATACGCGATCTGGTCACAGATGTTTCGTGGAATTTCCAGGCTAAGAAGACGATCAAGCAATTCAAGCCACGCCCACCCGACGCGGCCGATGGAACATGGCGAATCCAGCAGGCCGACGTCGAGCGCGTGCAGGAGTTTCGCAAATGCATCGAGTGTTTTCTCTGCCAGGACGTGTGCCACGTTCTGAGGGAACACCACAAGCACGACGAATTTATCGGTCCGCGTCTGCTCGTCTATTCAGCCGCACTGGAAATGCATCCGCTTGACACCGAAGACCGGGTCAGCGATTTGAGGCACAAACACAACATCGGTTACTGCAACATCACGACTTGTTGCCGCCAGGTCTGCCCCGAGTCGATCACGATTACAGAGAACGCGATCATCCCGCTCAAAGAGCGCGTCGTGGACCGTTATTTCGATCCCCTGAAGCGGCTGTTCCGCATCCTCTAA
- a CDS encoding tetratricopeptide repeat protein — protein sequence MKAFSMLSSGFVVRSKRSYLLLVCLAACCANGLRLKAQILTREDLQRETAAYEAASRSAEPPQMPAVEAGRIWLRLGILYQDAGRYGPSETAYEHAMRLLTAVPVSAPDLADTIDRLGTLYMETGNLKGAEAAESKAMKMREAAGLEPELPQSWYHLSALYLREHQAERSRSFALRAFDAFSKDRNATPEDKIGAQLVLSGSLCQLHRYPEAISYLQSGLQLSNEFYGAEQLPTGLNTFLLGYAYWKSGDAASANSLMQRGSEILGKTLGWHPTYLSVLTQYAHFLRDTHEQRAAHEVEREIKQGRAHLSREPNSQTMQTIDIAALF from the coding sequence ATGAAAGCCTTTTCTATGCTGTCCAGCGGATTCGTCGTGCGGTCGAAGAGATCGTATCTTCTTCTTGTTTGCCTCGCGGCATGCTGTGCGAACGGCTTGCGGCTGAAGGCGCAGATCCTGACACGGGAAGATCTGCAAAGAGAGACAGCCGCGTATGAAGCGGCGTCGCGTAGTGCAGAGCCACCGCAGATGCCGGCAGTCGAGGCAGGGCGTATATGGTTACGTCTCGGCATTCTGTACCAGGATGCAGGCAGGTACGGTCCCTCGGAGACGGCCTATGAGCACGCTATGAGGCTGCTGACGGCTGTGCCGGTCTCTGCGCCAGACCTCGCAGATACCATTGATCGCCTGGGAACCCTTTACATGGAGACGGGTAATCTAAAGGGTGCGGAAGCTGCGGAGTCGAAGGCGATGAAGATGCGGGAGGCGGCTGGGTTGGAGCCAGAGCTGCCGCAGAGCTGGTATCACCTTTCTGCGCTATATCTGCGGGAACATCAGGCGGAGAGATCTCGATCGTTTGCGCTGCGCGCCTTCGATGCGTTCTCGAAGGACAGGAACGCCACTCCGGAGGACAAGATCGGCGCGCAGCTGGTTCTGTCCGGCTCTCTATGCCAGTTGCATCGATACCCTGAGGCCATCTCTTACCTGCAGTCCGGGCTACAGCTTTCGAACGAATTTTATGGGGCTGAGCAGCTGCCAACCGGGCTGAATACATTTCTGCTGGGCTATGCGTACTGGAAGAGCGGTGATGCGGCATCGGCGAATAGCCTGATGCAGCGTGGATCGGAGATTCTGGGCAAGACGTTGGGATGGCATCCTACTTATCTGTCTGTGCTGACGCAGTACGCGCATTTTCTTCGAGACACGCATGAGCAAAGAGCTGCCCACGAGGTGGAGCGGGAGATTAAGCAGGGGCGTGCTCATTTGAGCCGGGAGCCAAACAGCCAGACGATGCAGACGATCGATATTGCTGCGCTCTTTTGA
- a CDS encoding alpha/beta family hydrolase, which produces MNNSREFLDATPNEAPVRGFVHRPTGSGGDCLVLTHGAGANCGSQLLVALAVAFCDSGLTVLRCDLPFRQMRPHGPPPRGSAERDQQGLRAAVGSLRRQTSGRVFLGGHSYGGRQASMLGATEPGLVDGLLLLSYPLHPPQRPHELRTEHFPRLRTPAMFVHGTRDGFGSIDEVVAVLKLIRARTVLLPVPGAGHELVTKRNHEEVPKLVVEAFRLFASGSISVTEPEQAP; this is translated from the coding sequence ATGAACAACAGCCGGGAATTCTTGGACGCTACACCGAATGAAGCACCCGTTCGAGGGTTCGTGCACCGGCCGACCGGTTCGGGCGGCGACTGCCTTGTCCTAACGCACGGTGCGGGAGCGAACTGCGGATCTCAGCTTCTCGTGGCACTGGCGGTTGCGTTTTGCGACTCGGGGCTAACAGTCCTTCGTTGCGATCTTCCCTTCCGCCAGATGCGACCACATGGGCCCCCACCGCGCGGCAGTGCTGAGCGCGATCAACAGGGACTTCGAGCGGCAGTTGGATCCCTGCGCCGACAAACTTCGGGCCGAGTGTTCCTCGGCGGTCATTCGTACGGAGGGAGGCAAGCGTCGATGCTCGGCGCGACCGAACCCGGTCTCGTCGACGGACTCCTATTGCTCTCATACCCGCTTCACCCACCACAACGACCCCATGAGTTACGAACGGAGCACTTCCCACGCCTCCGAACCCCGGCGATGTTCGTCCACGGCACACGGGATGGGTTCGGCTCCATCGATGAGGTGGTGGCGGTGCTGAAGCTCATTCGGGCAAGGACCGTACTGCTTCCAGTTCCTGGCGCAGGGCACGAACTCGTGACGAAGCGGAATCACGAGGAGGTGCCCAAGCTAGTCGTGGAGGCATTCCGATTATTCGCTTCCGGTTCTATCTCGGTCACCGAGCCTGAACAAGCGCCATGA